A region from the Melioribacter roseus P3M-2 genome encodes:
- the cmk gene encoding (d)CMP kinase — translation MSKKIIIAIDGPAGSGKSTAAKNLARKLNFTYLDTGAMYRAITYCALQRGIADDYDAVVEMTRNLDLKLRFENGVTRVFVNGEEITDKIRTAEVNSKVSEISAIPGVREEMVKLQRAIGKDCNLIAEGRDIATVVFPDADVKIYLTASLDERARRRFKEYQEGSVNISFDDVKANLAKRDEIDSGRDVAPLKKAEDALEIDNTGLTPDDDLELLIKKIEAALEKKGIQLKSLSPS, via the coding sequence ATGTCGAAAAAAATTATCATAGCAATAGACGGTCCTGCTGGCTCGGGTAAATCGACCGCAGCAAAGAACTTAGCCCGTAAGCTCAATTTCACTTATCTTGATACCGGAGCGATGTATCGGGCGATTACTTATTGCGCTTTGCAGCGTGGAATTGCCGACGATTACGACGCCGTTGTCGAAATGACCAGAAATCTGGACTTAAAATTACGTTTTGAAAACGGCGTTACTCGTGTTTTTGTGAACGGGGAAGAAATTACGGATAAAATAAGGACTGCTGAAGTAAATTCGAAAGTGAGCGAAATTAGCGCTATTCCCGGAGTGCGCGAAGAAATGGTAAAACTTCAGCGAGCAATCGGGAAAGATTGTAATTTAATTGCCGAAGGACGAGATATTGCGACTGTGGTTTTTCCCGATGCCGATGTGAAAATATACCTGACGGCTTCTCTGGACGAAAGAGCCAGAAGAAGGTTCAAAGAATATCAGGAAGGTAGTGTAAATATCTCTTTCGACGATGTGAAAGCCAATTTGGCCAAGAGAGACGAAATAGACAGCGGGCGCGACGTGGCGCCTCTTAAAAAAGCCGAAGACGCTCTCGAAATTGACAATACGGGTCTAACTCCCGACGACGATCTGGAGTTGTTGATTAAAAAAATTGAAGCAGCTCTCGAAAAAAAAGGAATACAATTAAAAAGTTTGTCGCCATCGTAA
- the panB gene encoding 3-methyl-2-oxobutanoate hydroxymethyltransferase: MKTVSEFRKSKSKEKISIVTCYDYWSARIIDESDIDAALVGDSLAMVIHGYETTVNADIDLMALHTSAVKRGITNKLIIADMPFLAHRRGKDKLIENAGKLIKAGAQALKIEGGDQDTIDSIRYLIDSGIPVMGHLGLTPQSVHKFGGFKLRGKEKEEADFIIESAGKLEAAGCFGIVLEMVPSQIAKEVTEQISIPTIGIGAGMYMDGQVLVLHDMLGFNKDFSPKFLRKYMDGYSSIMDAVNAYSRDVKNGNFPNKNESY, encoded by the coding sequence ATGAAAACCGTATCGGAATTCAGAAAATCTAAATCGAAGGAAAAAATTTCGATTGTTACCTGCTATGACTACTGGTCGGCAAGAATTATCGACGAGTCGGATATCGATGCAGCCCTCGTCGGCGACAGTCTCGCTATGGTAATACACGGCTATGAAACTACCGTTAACGCCGACATAGATTTAATGGCTTTGCATACTTCCGCCGTAAAACGCGGGATTACAAACAAACTTATTATAGCGGACATGCCGTTCCTTGCGCACCGTAGGGGCAAAGATAAATTGATTGAAAATGCGGGGAAATTAATTAAAGCAGGAGCGCAGGCATTAAAAATTGAAGGCGGCGACCAGGATACGATCGATTCAATTCGTTATTTGATCGATTCGGGCATCCCCGTCATGGGACATCTTGGACTGACGCCTCAATCGGTTCACAAGTTCGGCGGATTCAAATTAAGAGGTAAAGAAAAAGAAGAAGCCGATTTTATTATCGAAAGCGCGGGCAAACTGGAAGCCGCAGGATGTTTTGGGATTGTACTCGAAATGGTGCCTTCGCAAATTGCAAAGGAAGTTACGGAACAAATTTCGATTCCTACTATCGGCATAGGCGCAGGTATGTATATGGACGGACAGGTGCTCGTTCTTCATGATATGTTGGGATTTAATAAAGATTTTAGTCCTAAGTTCCTGAGAAAATATATGGATGGTTACAGTTCGATTATGGACGCGGTTAATGCTTATTCACGCGACGTTAAAAACGGAAATTTTCCGAATAAAAACGAGAGTTACTGA
- a CDS encoding GAF domain-containing protein produces the protein MAEYQQIDKVLPEEEKYKLIIKQSESILDNALPLLSNLSNITALLKQTFDKISWVGFYFNRDGILYLGPFQGKTACTKINFGKGVCGKSIETGETIVVEDVEKFPGHIYCDAGSKSEIVVPIIKDDIKYGVLDLDSYIPAAFGNTDKIYLERLIGILSEQLNLDKLERLMI, from the coding sequence ATGGCTGAGTATCAACAAATAGACAAAGTTCTTCCGGAAGAAGAAAAATATAAACTGATAATCAAGCAATCGGAAAGCATTTTAGATAACGCTTTGCCCCTGCTTTCGAATCTTTCGAACATTACCGCCCTTCTGAAACAAACATTCGATAAAATCAGCTGGGTCGGTTTTTATTTTAACAGAGACGGCATACTTTATCTGGGGCCGTTCCAGGGTAAAACAGCATGCACAAAAATTAACTTTGGAAAAGGGGTTTGCGGAAAATCGATTGAAACAGGAGAGACAATAGTGGTTGAAGACGTGGAAAAATTTCCCGGTCATATTTATTGCGATGCGGGTTCAAAATCCGAGATAGTTGTGCCCATAATCAAAGATGATATAAAATACGGAGTTTTGGACCTGGACAGTTATATTCCCGCTGCATTCGGTAATACCGACAAAATTTATCTTGAACGTCTAATCGGAATTTTGTCAGAACAATTAAATTTGGATAAACTAGAACGATTAATGATATAA
- the dnaX gene encoding DNA polymerase III subunit gamma/tau, with protein sequence MSNFLVTARKWRPQKFEEVVGQEHITTTLKNAIKNNRIAHAYLFAGPRGVGKTTTARILAKVLNCLNPLDGEPCNECEMCKSFHNSQSLDVIEIDGASNRRIEEIRSLRESVKYAPAKGKYKVYIIDEVHMLTPESFNALLKTLEEPPEHTLFIFATTDVHKVPLTIVSRCQRFDFRRIELNTIKDLLSKIAEAEGIQIDDTALSLIAKKADGALRDAESLFDQIISYSGKKVNSEEISQMLNLIDQDIYFRISDAILSKDYNAAFEVTRTIYDNGWNFIDFLNELNEHFRNIFTVVLRKSTDLVEAAELYKEKYLLYKDSFSESDLLRILTFINKTQYEIKSATDQRLKIEIALCQLIGLEKTATISDIIKQISSTPVNRNIDSSPIQNKTQKTSNVRPAYKEEVNVPEVKKFVAPSPKDEKELKGIISKWNEFVEQVKSEKLFFGSLLNKTNPIEFIDNRIVLEVEHPDDFDIINDHKNYLEQKTKEIFGKKIEFNISNAGNSAKSEELNTLAKAVIDKLGGKKI encoded by the coding sequence ATGAGCAATTTTTTAGTAACAGCGCGTAAATGGCGACCTCAGAAATTCGAAGAAGTTGTAGGTCAGGAACACATTACAACCACTCTGAAAAATGCCATTAAAAACAACAGAATTGCGCACGCATATCTTTTTGCGGGTCCGCGCGGAGTAGGAAAAACCACTACGGCTCGAATTCTTGCAAAGGTATTAAATTGCCTCAATCCGTTAGACGGCGAACCGTGCAACGAATGCGAAATGTGTAAATCTTTTCACAACTCCCAGTCTCTCGACGTAATCGAAATTGACGGCGCTTCAAACAGAAGGATAGAAGAGATACGATCGTTAAGAGAATCCGTAAAGTACGCTCCTGCCAAAGGGAAATATAAAGTTTATATCATCGACGAAGTTCATATGCTCACTCCTGAATCTTTTAACGCCCTTTTGAAAACGTTGGAAGAACCGCCGGAACACACGCTGTTTATTTTTGCCACCACGGACGTTCACAAAGTGCCGCTTACGATTGTATCCCGTTGTCAACGTTTTGATTTTCGAAGAATCGAATTAAATACGATAAAAGACCTGCTTTCAAAAATCGCGGAAGCCGAGGGCATTCAAATTGACGATACGGCGCTTTCGTTAATAGCCAAAAAAGCCGACGGCGCCCTTAGGGACGCGGAAAGTCTCTTCGACCAAATAATTTCGTATAGCGGAAAAAAGGTTAATTCCGAAGAAATCTCTCAAATGTTGAACTTAATCGATCAGGATATTTATTTCCGCATATCCGACGCTATACTTTCGAAAGACTATAACGCTGCATTCGAAGTTACGCGAACTATCTACGACAACGGATGGAATTTTATCGATTTTCTGAATGAATTGAACGAACATTTCAGAAATATTTTCACGGTAGTATTAAGGAAATCGACCGATCTAGTCGAAGCGGCCGAACTGTATAAAGAAAAATATCTCCTGTATAAAGACAGCTTCTCGGAAAGCGACTTACTCAGGATACTAACATTTATAAATAAAACTCAATATGAAATCAAGTCAGCTACAGACCAGCGGCTTAAAATAGAAATTGCTTTGTGCCAATTAATCGGTTTAGAGAAAACCGCAACAATCAGCGATATTATAAAACAAATTTCTTCAACTCCGGTAAACAGAAATATTGATTCTTCTCCTATCCAAAATAAAACGCAGAAAACATCGAATGTAAGACCCGCTTACAAGGAAGAAGTAAACGTTCCCGAAGTAAAAAAATTCGTCGCTCCTTCGCCTAAGGACGAAAAGGAGTTAAAAGGAATAATTTCCAAATGGAACGAATTCGTAGAGCAGGTAAAATCGGAAAAACTCTTTTTCGGATCGCTTCTCAACAAAACAAATCCCATAGAATTTATCGACAATCGCATAGTTCTGGAAGTAGAACACCCTGACGATTTTGATATTATCAATGATCACAAAAATTATTTAGAGCAAAAGACTAAAGAAATTTTCGGCAAAAAGATTGAATTTAATATTTCGAATGCCGGCAATTCCGCGAAATCGGAAGAATTGAATACGTTGGCAAAAGCAGTAATAGATAAGTTGGGCGGAAAAAAAATATAA
- a CDS encoding inositol monophosphatase family protein, which yields MLDKVIEAAQIAGEIIKEGYRKNISIEYKTNLANLVTEIDKKSEEAIINFISKEFPGHSVLAEESGIKERDSEYKWIIDPLDGTTNFAHGLPIFSVSIAVQRSDEVICGVVYDVMREAIYSAEKGGGAFCNGRKLKVSLNDDLRKSLLVTGFPYNIDENPGHAIERFVIFLKNSRAVRRLGSAAIDLCYVAEGIFDGFWEVSLNPWDMAAGKLIVEEAGGVVTNFNNEPLDLAGKQILATNGKIHDKMLKLLNSV from the coding sequence ATGCTTGACAAAGTAATTGAAGCGGCGCAAATAGCCGGAGAAATTATCAAAGAAGGTTACAGAAAGAATATTTCCATAGAATATAAAACTAATCTGGCAAATCTCGTCACCGAAATCGATAAAAAATCCGAAGAAGCGATAATTAATTTTATATCGAAAGAATTTCCCGGCCATTCTGTATTGGCTGAGGAAAGCGGCATTAAGGAACGGGATTCGGAGTACAAATGGATTATCGACCCGTTGGACGGCACTACGAATTTCGCGCACGGGCTCCCGATTTTTTCGGTTTCGATTGCCGTACAAAGAAGCGACGAGGTCATTTGCGGAGTAGTCTACGACGTTATGAGAGAAGCGATTTACAGCGCCGAAAAAGGCGGCGGCGCTTTTTGTAACGGCCGTAAATTAAAGGTAAGCCTGAATGACGATTTGAGAAAGAGTCTGCTCGTTACCGGATTTCCGTATAATATTGATGAAAATCCCGGCCATGCAATTGAACGTTTCGTAATTTTCCTGAAAAATTCGAGAGCCGTCAGACGTCTCGGTTCGGCGGCTATCGATCTGTGTTACGTAGCCGAGGGAATTTTCGATGGTTTTTGGGAAGTCTCTTTAAATCCGTGGGATATGGCTGCGGGCAAATTAATCGTCGAAGAAGCCGGCGGAGTGGTCACTAATTTTAATAATGAACCGCTCGATCTTGCCGGGAAACAGATATTGGCTACGAACGGAAAAATTCACGATAAAATGCTAAAATTGCTAAACAGCGTCTGA
- the panC gene encoding pantoate--beta-alanine ligase: MTRIIKKISEWRKVRNETENKSIGFVPTMGALHRGHESLIEKSVSDNEITVVSIFVNPTQFNDPDDLQNYPRAFEKDYEILNSHNVDYLFFPDYGEIYNDNYRYKLSESEFSKILCGKFRPGHFDGVLTVVMKLFNIIKPHKAYFGEKDYQQLKLIEGMCKAFFMDIEIIQCPIVRDVDGLALSSRNKLLSEEERKFALNFPRLLKSDKSKEEIFRELENLGFKVDYIEEMDGRRLGAVYVGNVRLIDNVKI; encoded by the coding sequence ATGACAAGGATAATTAAAAAAATATCGGAATGGCGAAAAGTAAGAAATGAAACAGAAAACAAATCTATCGGCTTTGTGCCGACAATGGGAGCATTGCATCGGGGTCACGAATCATTAATTGAGAAAAGCGTGTCCGATAACGAGATTACGGTTGTAAGCATTTTCGTCAATCCGACGCAATTTAACGACCCGGATGATTTGCAAAATTATCCCCGCGCTTTTGAAAAAGATTATGAGATTTTGAATTCCCATAACGTCGATTATCTTTTTTTTCCGGACTATGGAGAAATTTATAACGACAATTACAGATATAAACTAAGCGAATCGGAATTTAGTAAAATTTTGTGCGGCAAATTCAGACCGGGACACTTTGACGGAGTATTGACGGTGGTAATGAAACTGTTCAACATTATTAAACCGCACAAAGCCTATTTCGGAGAAAAAGATTATCAACAGCTAAAATTAATCGAAGGAATGTGCAAAGCGTTTTTTATGGATATAGAAATAATTCAGTGTCCCATTGTAAGAGACGTAGACGGACTGGCGTTAAGTTCCAGAAATAAACTGCTCTCGGAAGAGGAGCGTAAATTTGCGCTTAATTTCCCTCGCCTTTTGAAATCGGATAAGTCGAAAGAAGAAATTTTCAGAGAGCTCGAAAATCTCGGCTTCAAAGTGGATTATATCGAAGAAATGGACGGGAGAAGATTGGGAGCCGTTTATGTGGGAAATGTGAGGTTGATCGATAATGTTAAAATCTAA
- the coaBC gene encoding bifunctional phosphopantothenoylcysteine decarboxylase/phosphopantothenate--cysteine ligase CoaBC, with translation MLKSKKILLGITGSIAAYKSLYLISRLVQNGCDVKVVTTKSALQFVGNASIEGLTGNRVYNDLFDPGTVMSHINLIKWCDLFIIAPATANVINKIASGIADDLPTSLALARDNSTPFLVAPAMNTNMYFNPATQASIKKLIEFGADVLPTAEGYLACGDEGAGKLLEPEIIFNVVKAKLLKKEKAKRKLKILITAGGTKENIDGVRYITNLSTGKTASELANYFFARGHAVDYLSAEDAMRPGMVNNIYRFADFESLDNRMKLLLGKNDYDVVVHNAAVSDFSPALMTAGNIKLDLPSNKKISSGVENVSIILKRNHKILARIREYSSKKEITVVGFKFTNTMNKEERKEAVKKLLTESNCDLVVQNDLSDRTNGVQRNFYLYDKNGIINSSEDPFSLAMQLENYFESNRRDEK, from the coding sequence ATGTTAAAATCTAAAAAAATTCTCCTCGGAATCACCGGCTCGATTGCGGCTTATAAATCGCTCTATCTGATTTCCAGATTGGTTCAGAACGGGTGCGATGTAAAAGTCGTTACTACAAAGTCGGCTCTTCAATTTGTAGGGAACGCCTCGATTGAAGGCTTAACCGGAAATCGGGTCTATAACGATTTATTCGATCCCGGAACGGTTATGAGCCACATCAATTTGATTAAATGGTGCGATCTTTTCATTATTGCGCCGGCTACGGCAAACGTGATTAATAAGATTGCTTCCGGTATTGCCGACGATTTGCCGACTTCGCTTGCACTGGCAAGAGACAATTCCACGCCTTTCCTTGTGGCTCCGGCGATGAATACGAATATGTATTTCAATCCGGCAACTCAGGCTTCTATAAAAAAATTAATCGAATTCGGCGCAGATGTTTTACCTACCGCGGAAGGTTACCTTGCGTGCGGCGACGAAGGCGCAGGTAAACTGCTTGAACCCGAAATTATTTTTAATGTCGTCAAAGCTAAATTGCTTAAAAAAGAGAAAGCCAAAAGAAAACTAAAAATTCTGATTACTGCCGGGGGCACAAAAGAAAATATCGACGGCGTGCGTTATATTACAAATTTGAGCACAGGAAAAACGGCGTCGGAATTGGCCAATTACTTTTTTGCCAGAGGACACGCTGTCGATTACCTTTCGGCGGAAGATGCAATGCGTCCGGGAATGGTAAACAATATATATCGATTCGCGGATTTCGAAAGCTTGGATAACAGGATGAAATTGTTGCTTGGCAAAAATGATTATGACGTAGTCGTTCATAATGCCGCTGTCAGCGATTTTTCTCCGGCGTTAATGACGGCAGGGAATATTAAGCTCGATTTGCCGTCGAATAAAAAAATCTCTTCCGGCGTTGAAAATGTTTCAATTATTTTAAAAAGAAATCACAAAATATTGGCGCGAATAAGAGAATACAGTTCGAAAAAGGAAATCACGGTTGTCGGGTTTAAGTTTACCAATACGATGAATAAAGAAGAAAGAAAAGAAGCCGTCAAAAAATTGTTAACCGAGAGTAATTGCGACCTTGTTGTACAAAACGACCTGAGCGATCGGACGAACGGCGTTCAGCGGAATTTTTATCTTTACGACAAGAACGGAATCATAAATTCTTCGGAAGATCCGTTTTCGCTCGCAATGCAACTCGAAAATTATTTTGAATCAAATAGACGGGATGAAAAATGA
- a CDS encoding type III pantothenate kinase: MIICLDVGNSHIYGGLYRNSELVLQFRKTSRERFTSDEFGIFLRSVLKENNFTPEEVSEISICSVVPDLNHSIRSAALKYFNIEPFFLKPGVKTGLKIKYRNPLEVGADRIANAIAAVDKFPGKNLIVVDFGTATTFCVISKQKEYLGGIIIPGVKISMEILESSTAQLPAVEITEAVEVVGRSTVESIQSGLYFGQIGMVNELKKRITEEAFGEDKPVVIGTGGFSRLFESAGLFDIIIPTLVLDGLFKAILINRESEK; the protein is encoded by the coding sequence ATGATTATCTGTCTTGACGTCGGGAATTCGCACATTTACGGCGGATTATATCGGAATTCCGAATTGGTATTGCAATTCAGGAAAACTTCGCGCGAACGATTCACATCCGATGAGTTCGGTATTTTTTTAAGGAGCGTGCTGAAGGAAAACAATTTCACTCCTGAGGAAGTCAGTGAAATATCCATTTGCAGCGTTGTGCCCGATTTAAATCATTCAATCCGTTCGGCGGCGCTGAAATACTTCAATATAGAGCCGTTCTTTCTGAAGCCGGGAGTGAAAACGGGTTTGAAAATAAAATACAGAAATCCGCTCGAAGTCGGAGCCGACAGAATTGCCAATGCAATTGCGGCTGTCGATAAGTTTCCCGGAAAAAATCTGATCGTAGTCGATTTCGGCACAGCCACAACGTTTTGCGTTATTAGCAAGCAAAAGGAATATCTCGGCGGTATTATTATTCCTGGTGTGAAAATTTCAATGGAAATTCTTGAGAGCTCTACTGCGCAGCTGCCCGCCGTTGAAATAACCGAAGCAGTTGAAGTAGTCGGACGCTCGACTGTCGAGAGTATTCAATCGGGACTCTATTTCGGACAAATCGGAATGGTTAATGAACTGAAAAAAAGAATTACCGAAGAAGCTTTCGGCGAAGACAAGCCGGTTGTTATCGGTACGGGCGGTTTCTCCAGACTGTTCGAATCTGCCGGACTCTTTGACATTATAATTCCTACTCTGGTGCTCGACGGTCTGTTCAAAGCAATTTTAATTAACAGAGAATCAGAAAAATGA
- the panD gene encoding aspartate 1-decarboxylase has protein sequence MKRTLLKSKLHRAVVTSADLNYEGSISIDRELCELADIKEFEKVDIYNINNGERFSTYVIYGGKGEIGLNGAAARLAQPGDLIIIASYAVYDESETNNFKPKILLLDGQNRVK, from the coding sequence ATGAAAAGAACGCTATTAAAATCGAAACTTCACAGAGCGGTTGTAACATCAGCCGACCTGAACTACGAGGGATCAATTTCCATCGACAGGGAATTATGCGAGCTGGCGGACATAAAAGAATTTGAGAAAGTCGATATTTATAATATCAATAACGGAGAACGATTTTCTACGTACGTAATCTACGGCGGCAAGGGAGAAATTGGACTCAATGGAGCGGCTGCCAGACTGGCACAACCCGGCGATTTAATTATAATTGCCAGTTACGCCGTTTATGACGAGTCTGAAACCAATAATTTCAAACCGAAAATACTCCTCCTGGACGGCCAAAACCGGGTAAAATAA
- the lon gene encoding endopeptidase La: MEEKIKASENDYSMIEDIPNKLPVLPLRDTVVFPYMIFPVLVGREQSIKAANFALENSKYIFLAAQKKASIEEPTPEDIYPEGTIAKIIQILKLPNGLLKILVDGVIQGRIVRFTDRKEFFEAELEVITPTEENPRELNALLRQMSNLFKEYVKINKAIPPEAINAFENIDEPDRKLFYVAANINQSIEVKQKILQHFSLKDQLYEVIRILNSEIEILKIEKEIENKVQENIAKTQRKFIIQEQIRILQEELGDEEEIAPEFVKLKEQIEKAKMPKPVYEKAIDELNKLKKTPPSSPEATVIRNYLDWLIAVPWHKKTRDNLDVKNVRKILDEDHYGLEKPKERIVEHIAVLNLVKSMRGQILCFVGPPGVGKTSLGKSIARALGRNFVRISLGGVRDEAEIRGHRRTYIGSMPGKIIQSMKKAKTINPVMLLDEIDKMSMDFRGDPSSAMLEVLDPEQNHSFNDHYLDVDYDLSQVMFITTANVRYNIPLPLQDRMEIIELPGYLEFEKLEIAKRHIIPKQLKAHGLDKFKIEIQDEAIKKIINEYTRESGVRNLEREIASVFRKTAHEIVISTNGKKKPKLKITITPETIEKYLGVPRFRPKKADKELRVGSVTGLAWTSVGGEILQVDATVMDGQEKLTLTGQIGNVMKESALAALSYLRSNAKELGLPANFHKGKEVHIHLPEGAIPKDGPSAGITMAMALYSVFSGKPARNDVAMTGEITLRGKVIPIGGLNEKLLAAQRNGMSIVLIPKDNEKDLTEIKPEVKEGLQIIPIETIKDAIPYVFGKITGTRKKKTTSKKSRK; encoded by the coding sequence ATGGAAGAAAAAATCAAAGCCAGCGAAAATGATTATTCGATGATTGAGGACATTCCGAATAAATTACCGGTATTGCCTCTGAGAGATACAGTAGTTTTCCCCTACATGATTTTTCCCGTACTCGTAGGAAGAGAACAATCGATCAAAGCCGCAAATTTTGCGCTCGAAAACTCCAAGTATATTTTCCTTGCCGCTCAAAAAAAGGCGTCGATCGAAGAACCAACTCCGGAGGATATTTATCCCGAAGGCACGATAGCAAAAATTATTCAAATCCTGAAATTGCCCAACGGCTTACTGAAAATTTTGGTCGACGGAGTGATTCAGGGCAGAATAGTTCGTTTTACGGACAGAAAAGAATTTTTCGAAGCGGAATTGGAAGTTATTACGCCAACCGAGGAAAATCCACGCGAGCTCAACGCCCTTTTAAGGCAGATGTCGAACCTGTTTAAGGAATATGTTAAAATAAACAAAGCTATTCCGCCAGAAGCCATCAATGCATTCGAAAATATCGACGAGCCCGACCGCAAACTGTTCTACGTAGCAGCCAACATAAATCAATCGATCGAAGTAAAACAAAAAATTCTACAACATTTTTCTCTGAAAGACCAACTTTATGAAGTCATAAGAATACTCAATTCGGAAATTGAAATTCTTAAAATCGAAAAAGAGATTGAAAATAAAGTCCAGGAAAATATTGCCAAGACACAGCGCAAATTTATTATACAGGAACAGATAAGAATATTGCAGGAAGAACTGGGAGACGAAGAGGAAATCGCTCCCGAATTTGTCAAATTAAAAGAGCAAATCGAAAAAGCAAAGATGCCCAAACCCGTCTATGAAAAAGCCATAGACGAATTGAATAAATTAAAGAAGACGCCTCCGTCTTCCCCCGAAGCGACGGTAATTAGAAACTACCTCGATTGGCTGATTGCAGTGCCCTGGCACAAAAAAACGCGCGACAATCTCGACGTGAAAAACGTCAGAAAAATCCTCGACGAAGACCATTACGGACTCGAAAAACCGAAAGAAAGAATTGTCGAACATATTGCCGTTCTGAATCTCGTCAAAAGTATGCGGGGACAAATACTTTGTTTTGTAGGACCTCCCGGAGTTGGAAAAACTTCATTGGGAAAATCAATCGCAAGAGCGCTTGGACGTAACTTTGTAAGGATTTCACTTGGCGGAGTACGCGACGAAGCTGAAATCAGAGGGCATCGCAGAACATATATCGGCTCCATGCCGGGCAAGATTATTCAGTCGATGAAAAAAGCCAAGACAATTAATCCGGTAATGCTGCTTGACGAAATCGATAAAATGAGCATGGATTTCCGGGGCGACCCGTCTTCGGCTATGCTCGAAGTTCTCGATCCCGAACAAAATCACTCATTCAACGACCATTATCTCGACGTCGATTATGATCTCTCGCAGGTAATGTTTATTACTACGGCAAATGTCAGATATAATATTCCGTTACCCCTTCAGGATCGTATGGAGATTATAGAATTACCCGGATACCTGGAATTTGAAAAACTTGAAATTGCGAAAAGACATATTATTCCCAAGCAATTAAAGGCGCACGGACTCGATAAATTCAAAATCGAAATTCAGGACGAAGCGATCAAAAAGATTATCAACGAATATACGCGGGAATCGGGAGTCAGAAATCTTGAGCGCGAAATTGCGTCGGTATTCAGAAAAACGGCGCACGAAATCGTAATTTCAACAAACGGTAAGAAAAAGCCGAAATTGAAAATTACGATTACACCCGAAACTATTGAAAAATATCTTGGCGTTCCCCGATTCCGTCCTAAGAAAGCCGACAAAGAATTACGGGTCGGAAGCGTAACGGGATTGGCATGGACAAGCGTCGGCGGAGAAATTTTACAGGTCGATGCGACCGTTATGGACGGTCAGGAAAAACTTACTCTTACGGGACAAATCGGTAATGTTATGAAAGAATCGGCGCTTGCCGCATTGAGCTACCTCCGGTCGAATGCTAAAGAATTGGGTCTTCCTGCCAATTTTCATAAAGGCAAAGAAGTTCACATTCACCTGCCGGAAGGCGCCATTCCCAAAGACGGTCCTTCAGCGGGCATAACAATGGCAATGGCTCTTTATTCGGTCTTCAGCGGTAAACCTGCCCGGAACGACGTAGCCATGACCGGAGAAATTACACTGAGAGGAAAAGTTATTCCGATAGGCGGACTGAACGAAAAATTACTCGCCGCTCAAAGAAACGGTATGTCGATCGTTCTTATTCCTAAAGACAATGAGAAAGATTTAACCGAAATCAAACCGGAAGTAAAAGAAGGACTTCAGATTATTCCGATAGAGACTATAAAAGACGCCATACCGTATGTCTTCGGGAAAATAACCGGAACAAGGAAAAAGAAAACTACCTCTAAAAAAAGTAGGAAATAA